A region of the Fulvia fulva chromosome 7, complete sequence genome:
ACTTCGATCGCATGTACGGGGCTGTCGCGAAGCTAAGGAAGCAGGTCGACGAGGCAGATGTCGAGTACGAGCGTCCGATGGTTGAGAAACGTGAAACTACGAATGAGTTCGGTAAGTACCATCTGCTGCAACTTGTCACAGAGACGTTCGGAAGGATCCAACATCTGGATAAGAGATGTGTTAGAGTCAAGAGGCTTGTTGATGACGAGTTGAAGAAATGGAGGGAAGAGGGGCTTGAGTATGGGAAGAAAATCAGGGGCTGAGTTGAAGTCGAGGTGGGTTGAGGTCATCACCTGCTCATGTCGACTCGCTTTCTTGGGTCACCTACATGACTTAGATACGGCAGTTGCAACTGGGCCGAACAAGCCTTCCAAGCGACACTCGCAACGCCCAGACTGCCCGAGCTTTTGCCATGCCCAATTCGTCCTACACAGTTCAGTGGCCGAGAGGCACCTGTCCATGACCATTTGCACCATTAGCATCACCACTCGTTGCCACCACATTCGACATCACTCCAGTCATAGCTGGAATCGACGGTGAGAAGAAGTACTCTCCTCCTCGAGGTACTACGAAGCGGTTGATTCCTGGCAGCTGAAGTTCACGATTGGCATCTTGTGGGAAGAGGCCCTTCATGCCGACGGTAGGAGAAGTATTGGTCTGGCCCATCACTGCATCGACTCCAGCGCCAGGGAAGCGGAATGTAGTGCTGTTGGCCCAGAACTTCTGGATGAAGTCGAAGCCCTGGTCAAGATCGCTTTGGTAGCAAGCAAAGAGCAAGCCACGCTCAGCTGAGGGGTCCTGTTCTTGCTCGGGACCATATGGAATGCCTCGGCGAAGGATACGGTGAGGGTTGACGTTCTTGCGTGGATCGTCGTTGGGACCGAATTGATCTCCCCGAGGGTTCGTCTTGCGGATGTGGGCACCGATGGGACAGACAAGGCGCATGCCAGACGTGATGGTGAAATCGTTGTTCTTGTCTAGACCCGGTGGGTCGTACTCGAAAAGATTGTTGCGCATCTTGTCTTTGCCAATGTTGACATCATCGAAGTCTGCTTGGAGGTTGATTGGGCAGCCCGACTTCCAGCGACCGATGAGACGAGCACCGAGTTGATCTTTGAAAGTACCGAGGGTGTTGGAAGACTGTTGCAAGAAGTCGTCCCAATCGGCGACGTTCTGCTTGAGCTGTCGAAAGACTAAGAAGCTGCCGTCGAGCATCCACGGCGGACGGCTTTGGGCTTGAGCATCGCCTGGACGGCCGCACAGTATGACGCCCTGGTCAATGATATCCTGCCCGGGTGGAACGAATGATTCTTCTTTGGTCAGGCCCGGCAAGCCTCCAACGATAGGCTGTGAGATGCCGTCTTGGTAGCCGAAGCTGGAATCGTCAGCATGGACAGCGTGACATGCGGTTCAACCTGTGGGACTTACTGTTCTTTGCCTCTCTGGTCGCCAGGACGGACATTGCCGTCAATCTTGAAAGCGATCTTGACAGCTGCTCCGAAGAGTTGCGTGATGCGGTTGAGCTTGTCTTGTACAAGCTGAGTTGTCTGCCCGGCCACGAGGAGTACACCATCCAACTGGTTGTTCAGCCACTGATCAGTCCAAGCAGGGTCTTGGGTATCCGGCTTGATAGGATCTTGCAAGCCACTGACGGCGGTTTGCTTCATGCCGCTGCCAAAGCTGCCGCCACTTAGGCTCTGTACATCGAGACCACTCACGACGCGGGAAATCTGTGTGCAAAAGTTAGCATCTGCAAGAGCAGTGCCGTAAGATTGGATAACAGGTCACCTTCTGCAGACCACTGAAAGTGAAGGAAATGTTTGCCCCGACCGTTGGAACTCTTGACATTACTGCGCCCAACTGAGGATCGGAACGACAATCTCTGATATCTCGCTTAGTAGACAGAGCGTTTTGAGTTGATGTGATCTCTTCCTGTGCAACATTGCGTAGGGCTCGTGCAAAGGCTGCTTCTTGTCCGCTAGGAATGTTGAAAAAGGCAAAGGTCTCCACCTCTTTGTTGAGTCCATCGAGAAGGATGTCTCCTTGGACGTTGCTGAGATCTGTGATGGAGCCCATGATGCTGTGAGTCACTACAATGGCCAAATGCGATGAAGATGGCAGACAAAGTTCGTCCGTCAGAACAGCATACCTTTATAGACTTACACCAGTCCACCCTGTATTGCCTTCGCAGGCACGTTCGAGGCCCCAGACCTCACCTCAGAAGAATGCATGGTCTACTCGTATAGATGCTACACGTAAGCATGCCACTTCCCGCAGCTGAACTCGCCAGCAATGCGAGCTTTTGACTCGGCGTAAGCCATTGCTCGCTGCAGCTGAGCTGTACCTGAGAAACTGCTCTTGCGGGTATTGGAGCTCGTGCTACCATGTAGCATGTCGAAACAGCACGTTGCAGGGCCTAGTGCTTGTTCTGTGGTACTGTCTATGCATGTCAGCCAGCCACAGGGGCATTGGACACAAGCGGGACTGGGAACCAGTCGAGGGAGTCTGCAATTGAGTGACCAATTGATACCATGCAAACGTTGCTGTGGCATGGCCATAAGCTTCAACATGGGTGGTCACAGCTGAGGTCGTGGGACGAGGTGAACGCAAAGGCGTAAGCCACCGTCACGAAGCAATTGGCCCAGACCTGCTTAGACCAAACAGCAGTTCAAGGACTCTTGTCCAGCATAGAGTGCTCGATCAGGTCTGCACGACTTTCCTTGGCGGCGTAGGAATGCTTTGAGCAATCAGCCCTGGAGCTGCGCTTCGGAGATCGTTCTCCATTGTGTCACGAGTTTCGCGCAATGTTGTCAGAAGCTGAACAGCTGCAGCGATCATGTCTGCTCGGCCAAGGCTGCAGAGCCAGTTAGCCAGTCCATTCCCACCACTCCAATGTCATCAGTGGGGTATGGATTGAGCACGAGGCATTTGGAGATTGTGTCAGACATGTTGTGGTGAATGAAGAAAGCAGAGGTCCACGTCGAAGAGAAATCGCGAGATCCGAGACCGAAGGACGCTAACCATATTCGGACGGATGCGCTTTTGCCATCAGCAACCAACAAATCATCTGAAGAACGTCATCCTCAGACATACCACTTGCTTTGATCGCATCTGTCCTCCAAATCATAGCCACTGTAGAGCTCACGTCGAGGGTGAGCCTGGTCACTGACCACATCACAGCCGTTATGCCTCCTGTAAGTCATCCCGCTCTTCGAACCTCACCAAGTTCTGACACCATCACACAGCGAAGTCAACCCCTGCCACAAGCAACAACTGAGTCCGCTCGCGAAGCGCGTAAGGCTTTCTTTTGTGATCTGTGTCAAAAAGGCTACTCCCGCATGCCCGAATTCGAAGCCCACGAATCCTCATACGACCATCTCCATCGACGCCGCCTAAAAGAAACCCGCCAAATGACCAAAGACCCCGGAGCCGCTGCGAGAGCCCGTGAAGCCGACTCGCAAAACTCCGGCCTCAAGTCGATTGCGCTTCCCGCCGGCGGAGGAGCGGGCGCGGGACTGAAGAAGAAACCTGTCTTCAAGAGTACGCTGCAGCCGCAGAATGCGAGTGTTGTGCCGGCACAACCAATCGATGTGATGGCGGAGGGTAGAGGGGAAGGCTGGGATCTGAATGGAGCTGTGAGGAATGGGTGGAAGGAGGATGAGTATGATCCTGGCAATCCGTT
Encoded here:
- a CDS encoding Dye-decolorizing peroxidase; this translates as MGSITDLSNVQGDILLDGLNKEVETFAFFNIPSGQEAAFARALRNVAQEEITSTQNALSTKRDIRDCRSDPQLGAVMSRVPTVGANISFTFSGLQKISRVVSGLDVQSLSGGSFGSGMKQTAVSGLQDPIKPDTQDPAWTDQWLNNQLDGVLLVAGQTTQLVQDKLNRITQLFGAAVKIAFKIDGNVRPGDQRGKEHFGYQDGISQPIVGGLPGLTKEESFVPPGQDIIDQGVILCGRPGDAQAQSRPPWMLDGSFLVFRQLKQNVADWDDFLQQSSNTLGTFKDQLGARLIGRWKSGCPINLQADFDDVNIGKDKMRNNLFEYDPPGLDKNNDFTITSGMRLVCPIGAHIRKTNPRGDQFGPNDDPRKNVNPHRILRRGIPYGPEQEQDPSAERGLLFACYQSDLDQGFDFIQKFWANSTTFRFPGAGVDAVMGQTNTSPTVGMKGLFPQDANRELQLPGINRFVVPRGGEYFFSPSIPAMTGVMSNVVATSGDANGANGHGQVPLGH